The following coding sequences are from one Nodosilinea sp. FACHB-141 window:
- a CDS encoding YbjQ family protein, translating to MEELIVFAVLLGIGYFFGTRTEKQHFRQLQQREQAIQGLMLSTAGAKVSLPKAHQAQLFTGSVVISSDFFKTFIAGVFSFFGGRITVYESLLERGRREAILRMEESALSWGADQVVNIRIQTAELSSNNGQGVIAIEVIAYGTGVR from the coding sequence ATGGAGGAGCTAATTGTTTTTGCGGTATTGCTAGGGATCGGCTACTTTTTTGGTACCCGAACTGAAAAGCAGCACTTTCGTCAGTTACAGCAGCGAGAACAGGCTATTCAAGGGCTGATGCTCAGCACTGCTGGGGCTAAAGTGTCTCTGCCTAAAGCCCATCAGGCACAACTATTCACCGGCAGCGTAGTCATATCATCCGACTTTTTTAAGACGTTCATCGCGGGGGTATTTAGTTTCTTTGGCGGACGCATCACGGTTTACGAAAGCCTGCTTGAACGGGGCCGCCGCGAAGCCATATTGCGGATGGAAGAGTCAGCCCTGAGCTGGGGCGCAGACCAGGTTGTCAACATCCGCATTCAAACCGCTGAGCTGAGCAGCAACAACGGCCAAGGCGTTATTGCCATTGAGGTGATTGCCTACGGCACAGGCGTTCGCTAG